Genomic window (Candidatus Desulfarcum epimagneticum):
CAGCGTTAACATGATTAAGATTGACGAAATAAAAAGGTATTTGCCATTTTTCCTGATCATGAATGTTTTCAACCAAAAGCTTTTTTCTCATTAATTTAATGACAATCGCATCAATCAGGCGATTTTCTGTTTCATCAAAATAGCTGATTTTCTGACCCGGCTTTAAACGCCTTTTAATTTCGGACAGTCGATGGGGATTTTCCAGCTGTTGATCGATCAACACTTTTAATCGATACAGATCAAATGATGTCGCTTTGTTCAACTCTTGAAAGATTTTTGAATAATCCATGGATACTTCCTGATATTTTGTTATGTTAACCCGACGCGCAATCACGGCGCCCATACGGCGATCTTCCCACAACCCGCCGTCGCGTTTTTTCCCATGGCCGCATTCCGGAATGGAAGGCGCTGTCCGCCTTGCTTCTTCTTAATTTAAGCGATTTAAAAATGTGCCCAAATTATTCTTGAGCGTCTTATTTGAGGGCCTGGAAACAGGGTCACACAGATTCAGACAGGCGTTTCAACGAATAAATCCCATCAAGCCCTTGGATGGTTTTGGGCTTCTTTTCGCGTTTGAACTCAAAACGGTCTTTGAAACTCTGGTAACACCTCATGACATTTCGCTTCAGTTTAAAGCGGTTTTTTGTGAAAAATGGCGTTATATTTGGCCATTGCCTGTATCCGTCCGACTATGGGCTTTTCATCCGCCTCAACAGTTTATCATAATCAGAATGTGAACCTGCCCAGAACCAAATAACCTCTTCCCCTTTCAATATACCCACGGCTCTGTAATCCTTTGTGATACGAACGAAATAAACAGGCAGACTTGAGTGGATTCTTTTAAAATGGAGACCTGGATACCATGGTCGTGTTGAAAATGTTTATATGCCTCTCTCGCTTTCTTTCTTATTCCTTTTGGCAGCGCTTCATGACATTTCCAAAATTTTTCTGTGGTTTTTCATTTCACAGTTTATTGATATCCATATCTTTTGTTTGGCCTTTTTCGTGTTCCGCCAAAGCTTCCTGAGCCAGCTGTTCCAACACATCTTCCGATCCGGCAAATAGTTTTTCCCATTTTTTATCCGCCTTGATTTCATCCAGCAGCCATCTTCCAATCACATTTTGTTCAATTTCTGGAAGTTTTGCCGCCGCATTAAAGGCGTTTTCTAATAATTTTGTCATTTGGGCGCCTCATATTTTTCGTTTTGTCACCAGCCCTGTGGGAGCGCATTGTATGTTCCAACTTTTCATCGGTCGGATAAGGGACGTGACAGATTGAATTTTTTACCATGCCATCAAAAAAGACAAACTCGTTAAAACGGATCCGACGGCATCGTAAAAAAATACACGCAAGTTTTTTAAGATGGGGTAAATATACCAGTGAAAATCCGTGATGTCAAACGCATACTATTCTATTTATAAGCATTATTGGCCTGTCCTCTTTTTCATAATAAGAAGATGACTTGACAACGACCGACAACGTCAATACAATGTTTCATAAAAAATCATAACCGTATATGCTTTATAGGTGAGCTTATGTTATGCGAATTCTGCGGCGGGGAAACAAGGAAGAAGAATGTCAGGCGTCAGCACTGGCTCAACAAAAAGCTGTATATCGTCGAAAATGTCAGCGCCGAGGTATGCGCCGAATGCGGAGAAAGATATTTTCATGCTGAAACGCTTGACGCGATTGACAATTTTCTTTCTCAGGAACATCCTGTAAAAGCGCATATCAGTGTTGAAGTGGTAAATTTAAACCAGGCCCAGGCAATGGCCTGACCCATAAGAATTTGACACGGAAAGGTCGTTCTCAATCCATTGTTCAATAAGCCCGGCGCGCGACAATTCCGTGGCAATGTGAATGGATTCAGGGACCCTAAATTTTTAAAAACTAAGGGTTCGCTCAAAAGTTAGTTTACAATTTTGGGAGTTAAGTCGCCTGTCTGACAAGGCGTGAAAACTTAAGGCATATCGGGATACGCCGAGTTTTCATAACGCAGTCAGGCAGGATGAATTGGCTTCCAAAATGTAAAGTTATTTTTGAGCGAGCC
Coding sequences:
- a CDS encoding conserved hypothetical protein (Evidence 4 : Unknown function but conserved in other organisms) — protein: MDYSKIFQELNKATSFDLYRLKVLIDQQLENPHRLSEIKRRLKPGQKISYFDETENRLIDAIVIKLMRKKLLVENIHDQEKWQIPFYFVNLNHVNADIMVSSNEGIDRSRLKVGDTVGFQDKQNNDLTGKIIRLNQKTATILTTKNAEWRVAYEYLYFIYDVEPGSQPLIRGKEGETGQGNNVLIL
- a CDS encoding YgiT-type zinc finger domain-containing protein; this encodes MLCEFCGGETRKKNVRRQHWLNKKLYIVENVSAEVCAECGERYFHAETLDAIDNFLSQEHPVKAHISVEVVNLNQAQAMA
- a CDS encoding TRAP-type C4-dicarboxylate transport system, periplasmic component; protein product: MTKLLENAFNAAAKLPEIEQNVIGRWLLDEIKADKKWEKLFAGSEDVLEQLAQEALAEHEKGQTKDMDINKL